The following proteins come from a genomic window of Spea bombifrons isolate aSpeBom1 chromosome 10, aSpeBom1.2.pri, whole genome shotgun sequence:
- the LOC128467752 gene encoding 5-hydroxytryptamine receptor 3A-like, whose amino-acid sequence MLAVLACLYLQLVVVLGQNACGYYDVTDALGIFNESPTLMYVRPVKNWKETSFVAIDVIFRAILDMDEKLQTLTTLMDFEMIWQNQLLSWDPQEFCGIKRVPIPVASVWTPDIYVSETTQDDSLDSIYLLLYHNGSVQRFKTLRLVTTCSLDLYKFPFDSQKCNLTFGMTVAPATDVVMAPTTNANNVTDLSKIMFSNGEWSLQDIDIFVANVSRRGEEWSNVIYQIHVKRAPILYVINLIIPACLLVFVDVASMFIPMEGGERLGFKITVVLGFSVLLLILNDFLPNTDNPPILGVFCMVCLLIMIISIMDSIFISYMLYLSTVRSSVPNWLRLWVLKRLAFVLCIETNVHIVDSKTVGVQNKGMLEQEAVLQEVQTGNPTGKDKDNPESKLLKRILLELLMVRRHLIATKNEEESKSEWKVVAFVLDRFILILYLLIVTLIMVVVVVVWAF is encoded by the exons ATGCTGGCAGTGCTTGCCTGTTTGTATTTGCAACTTG TTGTGGTTCTTGGACAGAATGCATGTGGATACTACGATGTTACAGACGCTCTGGGCATCTTCAATGAATCTCCAACTCTCATGTATGTACGCCCTGTCAAAAACTGGAAGGAGACATCGTTTGTGGCAATAGATGTGATCTTCAGAGCAATCCTAGACATG GATGAAAAGTTACAGACTCTTACAACATTGATGGACTTTGAAATG ATATGGCAAAATCAGCTTCTCTCCTGGGATCCACAAGAGTTCTGTGGGATCAAGCGAGTTCCCATCCCTGTAGCTTCAGTCTGGACCCCCGACATATATGTCTCCGAAAC AACACAGGACGATTCTCTTGATTCAATCTACTTGCTGCTCTACCACAATGGCAGCGTCCAGAGGTTTAAAACCTTGCGTTTAGTGACTACCTGCTCCTTGGACCTCTACAAGTTCCCATTCGATTCACAGAAGTGCAACTTAACTTTTGGGATGACTGTAGCTCCAG cTACCGATGTGGTTATGGCTCCCACAACCAATGCTAACAATGTCACGGATTTgtctaaaataatgttttcgAATGGAGAATGGTCTCTGCAGGATATAGATATTTTTGTTGCCAATGTCTCCAGACGAGGGGAGGAGTGGAGCAATGTGATTTATCAG ATCCACGTAAAAAGGGCTCCCATTCTGTACGTCATTAACCTCATTATCCCGGCATGCCTTCTCGTTTTTGTGGATGTTGCAAGTATGTTCATACCAATGGAGGGAGGAGAACGTCTAGGATTCAAGATAACGGTTGTGCTTGGATTCTCTGTGCTCCTGCTTATCCTGAATGACTTCTTGCCCAACACCGACAATCCACCTATTTTAG GTGTCTTCTGTATGGTTTGCCTGCTCATTATGATCATCAGCATCATGGACTCCATCTTCATCTCATATATGCTTTATCTGTCTACCGTACGAAGTAGTGTACCTAACTGGCTAAGACTCTGGGTTCTCAAACGCTTGGCATTTGTTCTTTGCATTGAAACAAATGTGCATATTGTGGACTCCAAAACTGTTGGTGTCCAGAATAAAG GAATGCTTGAACAAGAAGCTGTTCTCCAAGAAGTACAGACAGGAAATCCAACAGGCAAGGACAAGGACAACCCTGAGAGCAAACTGCTGAAAAGGATACTACTGGAACTGCTCATGGTCCGTAGACATCTGATAGCCACCAAAAATGAGGAGGAATCAAAGTCAGAATGGAAAGTGGTAGCTTTTGTGCTCGACAGATTCATTCTCATCCTTTATCTGTTGATTGTAACGCTGAtcatggtggtggtggtagtcgTGTGGGCCTTCTAA
- the HSF4 gene encoding heat shock factor protein 4 has translation MQESALTMDGYCNNVPAFLTKLWTLVEDPETNHLICWSVNGTSFHVFDQGRFAKEVLPKYFKHNNMASFVRQLNMYGFRKVVNIEQGGLVKPERDDTEFQHLYFLQGHEHLLEHIKRKVSVVKSEETKLRHEDVSRLLYEVQSLRGQQENTECQIQDMKQQNEVLWREVVSLRQNYSHQQKIISKLIQFLFGQLPPGPTSAGIKRKIPLMLDDGNSALPLSKFSRHLPVDSLHDPYYIQSPMADPASSLGSSTVSAGPIISDVTETASSSTATAPSTADGEREKCLLLIKEEPISPGVKATADPDISLSNCNSCSDPPVLPVAMVQSILEGKESCSSPQASVSQQLEGQGRRNPLERSDISDPLDGADVSLEGLQMLLRSHHYNLDSSTVLDMFSTGLCVSEWSLPTMDTSLSQVQQLSVGLEKNVAELPPKGLNPAFSSSCQGKNSDLESSAPFLSEEMVNLAGSSALFAAEDGVVSYLSTGVIPGDASLDLHPTEERNE, from the exons AATGGAACCAGTTTCCATGTCTTTGATCAAGGAAGATTTGCCAAGGAAGTCTTACCCAAGTATTTTAAGCACAACAACATGGCCAGTTTTGTGAGACAGCTGAATATGT ATGGATTCAGGAAAGTGGTGAATATTGAGCAGGGTGGGCTAGTGAAACCAGAAAGAGATGACACAGAGTTTCAGCATCTCTACTTCTTGCAAGGGCATGAACATCTCCTGGAGCACATCAAGAGGAAG GTATCTGTTGTGAAGAGCGAGGAGACAAAGCTTCGACATGAAGATGTGAGCCGACTGCTGTATGAAGTCCAGTCCCTACGGGGACAGCAAGAGAACACAGAGTGCCAAATACAAGACATGAAACA GCAGAATGAGGTCCTATGGAGGGAAGTTGTCTCCCTCAGACAGAACTACTCACACCAACAGAAGATAATCAGTAAG TTAATCCAATTTCTGTTTGGGCAGCTGCCTCCCGGGCCCACCAGCGCTGGAATAAAGAGAAAGAT TCCTCTGATGTTGGACGATGGAAACTCTGCACTCCCACTTTCCAAATTCAGTCGGCACCTTCCTGTGGATTCCCTCCATGACCCATATTACATCCAATCA CCAATGGCAGATCCTGCCTCTTCATTAGGCAGCTCTACAGTCAGTGCTGGACCAATCATATCTGATGTTACAGAGACGGCATCCAGTAGCACAGCAACTGCCCCATCCACCGCCGATGGGGAAAG GGAGAAGTGCCTTCTGCTGATTAAAGAAGAACCCATTAGTCCAGGAGTGAAGGCAACTGCAGATCCAGACATCTCCCTGAGCAATTGCAATTCTTGCTCTGACCCACCTGTTCTTCCAGTGGCAATGGTCCAGTCAATACTGGAAGGGAAGGAAAGCTGCAGCTCACCCCAGGCATCCGTATCTCAGCAGCTGGAAGGACAGGGTCGAAGGAATCCACTGGAGAG GTCGGACATCTCAGATCCCTTGGATGGAGCCGATGTCAGTCTGGAGGGTCTACAAATGCTTCTCAGAAGTCATCATTATAACCTGGACTCATCTACTGTCCTGGAT ATGTTCAGCACTGGTCTttgtgtgagtgaatggagcCTTCCGACAATGGACACCAGTCTATCACAG gtgCAGCAACTCTCGGTTGGTTTAGAGAAGAATGTGGCTGAGTTGCCGCCAAAGGGCCTCAATCCCGCATTCAGCTCTTCCTGTCAAG GCAAAAATTCTGATCTTGAGAGCTCGGCTCCTTTCCTTTCAGAGGAGATGGTGAATCTTGCCGGATCATCGGCTCTGTTTGCCGCAGAAGACGGTGTGGTTTCCTATCTCTCTACAGGGGTAATTCCAGGAGATGCGTCGTTGGACCTACACCCTACAGAAGAAAGGAACGAGTGA